In a single window of the Hoyosella subflava DQS3-9A1 genome:
- a CDS encoding NADPH-dependent FMN reductase, giving the protein MSALRLAVIVGSTRDGRFGPTAAHWFAQQARSHSDFEIDVIDLVDAQLPTTITDFGAPEPAEVTALAPRLAEADAFVIVTPEYNHSYPASLKVAIDWYRDEWQAKPVGFVSYGGMGGGLRAVEHLRTVFTEVHATTVRDTISFHSYWDKFDEEGLPHDGESCAHAAKGMLDQLSWWGGALKDARARAPYGG; this is encoded by the coding sequence ATGTCTGCACTTCGACTGGCCGTCATCGTCGGAAGCACCCGCGACGGCCGTTTCGGCCCGACCGCGGCCCACTGGTTCGCGCAGCAAGCGCGCTCACACAGCGACTTTGAGATCGACGTCATCGACCTTGTTGATGCTCAACTGCCCACTACGATCACCGATTTCGGCGCTCCGGAGCCAGCCGAGGTCACCGCGCTAGCACCCCGTCTCGCCGAGGCTGACGCCTTCGTCATCGTCACCCCCGAGTACAACCACAGCTACCCAGCATCACTCAAAGTTGCGATCGACTGGTACCGCGACGAGTGGCAAGCCAAGCCGGTTGGCTTCGTGTCATACGGGGGCATGGGTGGCGGTCTGCGTGCAGTCGAGCATTTGCGCACAGTTTTCACCGAAGTCCACGCAACGACAGTCCGCGACACGATCAGTTTCCACTCGTACTGGGACAAGTTCGACGAGGAGGGCCTGCCGCATGATGGGGAATCGTGCGCGCACGCCGCCAAAGGCATGCTTGATCAGCTGTCCTGGTGGGGTGGAGCGCTCAAGGATGCCCGCGCCCGGGCCCCGTACGGCGGCTGA
- a CDS encoding MFS transporter gives MTTSVASHAAHGSTRTSWPPIIAVALAMLIVTSEISIAAVALPALGADLGVTPAAAAWVLLAFALPMGAMAIPAGRWADRADPRTLFLISMVGTGVMSVVAAAAPAMWVLLVARFLQGLFGGLVLVVYMPIVVESAREELRGRAVSVIVTIMTAGGMAGAAIGGVAAGAFGWRSVFLLKLPLLIPVLILAVRSLPRADRGLPAPGRTLVMEALLLGGAVSAVLLAFNGVAERPVLAGALVVAAVILTLMWKRQPASAAIIQLMRQRAFGFTIAGLFFLGFNVALMVFLVPYFVADVLALGPEVVGMLMLIEIAAMSLVSPLAGWLADRHGELVIAAIGAALTVGATLIMVTLGEGATTFDLAWQLALMGIGFGLFNTPVIAAIMAAAPAGATGTAGGISGTTRMMASTIAPAVAALAWTLADGGVAGFRAGVLVLVVVQALGFVALLAARGRGAATTRA, from the coding sequence ATGACGACTTCAGTTGCCTCTCACGCGGCTCACGGCAGTACGCGCACCTCCTGGCCACCGATCATCGCTGTGGCACTTGCGATGCTGATCGTGACTTCAGAAATCAGCATCGCGGCGGTCGCGCTTCCAGCGCTAGGAGCAGATCTCGGTGTGACACCGGCGGCGGCCGCATGGGTACTCCTCGCGTTTGCGCTTCCTATGGGGGCCATGGCGATACCTGCGGGCCGCTGGGCTGATCGGGCGGACCCTCGCACGCTGTTTCTCATATCCATGGTGGGGACAGGGGTGATGAGTGTCGTCGCCGCTGCCGCACCAGCCATGTGGGTGCTCCTGGTCGCGCGGTTCTTGCAAGGTCTGTTCGGCGGCCTCGTCCTTGTTGTGTACATGCCGATCGTGGTCGAGAGTGCGCGCGAAGAATTGCGCGGCCGCGCTGTCTCGGTGATCGTCACGATCATGACGGCCGGCGGCATGGCCGGAGCGGCGATCGGTGGGGTAGCGGCCGGGGCTTTCGGATGGCGGTCGGTTTTCCTCCTGAAGCTTCCATTGCTCATTCCAGTGCTGATACTTGCCGTCCGGTCGCTGCCCCGTGCCGACCGGGGGCTCCCTGCACCAGGACGGACTCTGGTTATGGAAGCGCTCCTGCTGGGCGGCGCGGTGAGTGCAGTACTACTCGCATTCAATGGGGTAGCGGAAAGGCCTGTGCTCGCAGGGGCGCTCGTCGTTGCGGCCGTAATCCTGACGCTGATGTGGAAGCGCCAGCCAGCCTCGGCGGCCATCATTCAGCTGATGCGGCAGCGTGCGTTCGGGTTCACAATCGCTGGACTGTTCTTCCTGGGTTTCAACGTCGCGTTGATGGTGTTCCTGGTTCCGTATTTCGTCGCCGACGTTCTTGCGCTTGGGCCGGAAGTTGTGGGCATGCTGATGCTGATCGAGATCGCGGCCATGTCACTTGTGTCGCCGCTCGCTGGGTGGCTCGCGGACCGTCACGGCGAGCTCGTGATCGCAGCGATCGGCGCTGCCCTGACGGTCGGCGCGACACTCATCATGGTCACGTTAGGTGAGGGCGCAACAACTTTCGACCTTGCTTGGCAGCTTGCGCTGATGGGCATCGGATTCGGTCTGTTCAACACACCGGTGATCGCTGCGATTATGGCTGCCGCGCCAGCCGGTGCGACCGGTACTGCGGGTGGCATCAGCGGCACCACCCGAATGATGGCGTCGACAATCGCTCCAGCGGTGGCCGCGCTCGCCTGGACGTTGGCGGACGGTGGAGTGGCGGGGTTCCGCGCCGGGGTGCTGGTGCTTGTCGTTGTCCAGGCGCTGGGGTTCGTTGCGCTGCTGGCGGCGCGGGGGCGAGGCGCAGCCACCACGCGCGCTTGA
- a CDS encoding MaoC/PaaZ C-terminal domain-containing protein → MPIDPSVAVGAELGQTSFSWESSDVLLYHLGIGAGADPLDSRELRYAYEKDLRVLPTFATVAATMRASEPPRVSFPGIEIDLAKVVHGSQSVTAHRPLPVAGKATASSRITDVFDKGKAAVIVQETDVTSEDGEPLWTAQSRIFARGEGGFGGDRGPSERIDLPDREPDVTVSTATLPQQALLYRLCGDRNPLHADPDFAQAAGFDQPILHGLCTYGVVAKAVTDAVLDGDPTLVRSWSARFAGIVLPGETLRTKIWELDGKFIVSTESVERSAPVLADAVLQRV, encoded by the coding sequence GTGCCTATCGATCCGTCCGTGGCCGTCGGCGCCGAACTTGGCCAAACGTCGTTCTCCTGGGAATCCAGCGACGTCCTGCTGTACCACCTGGGCATCGGAGCGGGCGCGGATCCGCTCGACTCGCGCGAACTGCGGTACGCCTACGAGAAGGATCTGCGGGTACTTCCCACCTTCGCAACGGTGGCAGCCACAATGCGCGCCTCAGAGCCGCCCCGGGTGTCGTTCCCCGGCATCGAAATCGATCTCGCGAAAGTGGTCCACGGCAGCCAGTCCGTCACGGCTCACCGGCCGCTCCCCGTCGCAGGGAAAGCCACTGCCAGCAGCCGCATCACAGACGTGTTCGACAAGGGCAAAGCCGCAGTGATCGTGCAGGAAACCGATGTCACCAGTGAGGACGGCGAACCGCTCTGGACGGCGCAATCGCGCATATTCGCGCGCGGCGAGGGAGGGTTCGGCGGTGACCGGGGCCCGTCAGAGCGGATTGACCTGCCTGATCGCGAACCAGACGTCACGGTCTCCACAGCGACACTTCCGCAGCAGGCCCTTCTGTACCGGTTATGCGGTGACCGCAACCCACTGCACGCTGATCCTGACTTCGCCCAGGCAGCGGGGTTCGATCAGCCCATCTTGCATGGTCTCTGCACTTACGGGGTCGTTGCGAAGGCCGTGACGGACGCGGTACTCGACGGCGATCCCACGCTGGTGCGCTCGTGGTCGGCGCGATTCGCGGGGATCGTGCTGCCGGGCGAGACGCTGCGCACGAAGATCTGGGAACTTGACGGGAAGTTCATCGTGAGCACCGAGTCAGTGGAGCGCAGCGCACCGGTCCTTGCCGACGCGGTACTTCAGCGGGTCTGA
- a CDS encoding LLM class F420-dependent oxidoreductase → MKYSVVLFTSDRGITPVAAAQAAEELGFHAFYVPEHTHMPVRREAVHPSTGGTELPDDRYMRTLDPWVALATAAAVTHRIRLGTAVALPVEHDPIALAKTIASADHLSGGRVTLGVGFGWNIDEMTDHGVPRGRRRTMLREYLEAMQALWSEDEASYDGEFVKFAPAWAWPKPMQQPRVPVLVGAAGTEKNFRWISRSADGWITTPAEGTDIADQVQLLNALWREAGRQGRPHVIALAGKPQQDLLARWSDLGVSEVLFGMPDRSADDVLAYLQRLAGKLGLDSRINEEGA, encoded by the coding sequence ATGAAATACAGCGTCGTGCTGTTCACCAGCGACCGCGGCATCACTCCAGTAGCAGCCGCTCAGGCGGCTGAGGAACTCGGATTCCACGCCTTCTACGTCCCCGAACACACGCACATGCCGGTACGCCGCGAAGCAGTGCACCCTTCGACCGGCGGCACCGAACTGCCCGATGACAGGTACATGCGCACTCTCGATCCGTGGGTCGCCCTCGCTACAGCGGCTGCAGTCACACATCGGATCAGGCTTGGTACCGCGGTGGCGTTGCCTGTCGAGCACGACCCCATCGCGCTGGCTAAAACGATTGCTTCAGCCGATCACTTGTCTGGGGGCCGTGTGACTTTGGGCGTCGGTTTCGGCTGGAACATCGACGAGATGACCGACCACGGCGTGCCACGAGGACGGCGCCGGACAATGCTGCGCGAGTATCTCGAAGCGATGCAGGCTCTCTGGTCTGAGGATGAGGCGAGCTATGACGGCGAGTTCGTGAAGTTCGCGCCCGCCTGGGCGTGGCCGAAACCGATGCAGCAGCCCCGAGTTCCCGTTCTGGTTGGCGCTGCAGGAACTGAGAAGAACTTCCGGTGGATTAGTCGTTCCGCGGATGGCTGGATCACCACCCCAGCCGAAGGAACCGACATCGCCGATCAGGTTCAGCTGCTGAACGCATTGTGGCGCGAGGCCGGGCGGCAAGGGCGGCCGCACGTCATCGCACTAGCAGGAAAGCCACAGCAGGACCTCCTCGCCCGATGGTCAGACCTCGGGGTCAGCGAAGTCCTTTTCGGGATGCCTGACCGCAGCGCTGATGACGTTCTGGCCTATCTGCAGCGTCTCGCTGGGAAACTGGGTCTCGACTCCCGCATCAACGAAGAAGGAGCATGA
- a CDS encoding ferredoxin--NADP reductase has translation MTANDLPEPDLPDAEFCRLHVSRIIAETHDARSFELEVPGDLADRFRYRPGQFLTLRVPSDRTGSVGRCYSLSSAPHEDGPLKVTVKRVRDGYGSNWLCDNATEGMAIDVLPPAGVFTPKSLDNDLLLFAGGSGITPIMSILKSVLARGTGRLTLIYANRDEQSVIFASELTQLSAAHPDRLTVLHWLETVQGLPTGEQLAGLAQPWADRNVFICGPGAFMDAASAALASLNVERKRVHIEKFISLSRNPFEVEDVPESESDDAASTAEPASLKVDLDGEQHAFSWPRNKKLLDFLLEKGLDAPYSCREGACSACACRIVSGDVKMLHNEVLEPEDLNDGIVLACQSLPVTDDVAVSYE, from the coding sequence ATGACCGCGAATGACCTGCCAGAACCGGACCTGCCGGACGCTGAATTCTGCAGGTTGCACGTGTCCCGCATTATTGCCGAGACACATGATGCTCGCTCCTTCGAGCTCGAAGTGCCCGGTGATCTTGCGGACCGCTTCCGGTACCGGCCCGGACAATTCCTCACGCTGCGAGTACCGAGCGATCGGACCGGATCAGTGGGCCGCTGTTACTCACTCTCCTCAGCTCCGCATGAAGACGGGCCGCTAAAAGTCACCGTCAAACGAGTTCGCGACGGCTATGGCTCGAACTGGCTGTGCGACAACGCTACTGAGGGTATGGCGATCGATGTGCTGCCCCCAGCCGGGGTCTTCACACCCAAGTCGCTCGACAATGACCTGTTGCTATTCGCTGGCGGCAGCGGGATCACGCCAATCATGTCGATCCTGAAATCAGTCCTCGCGAGAGGAACCGGACGCCTCACCCTGATCTACGCCAACCGCGACGAACAGTCCGTCATCTTCGCCTCCGAACTGACCCAGCTATCCGCCGCGCACCCTGACCGTCTGACTGTGCTGCACTGGCTGGAAACCGTTCAGGGGCTGCCCACGGGCGAACAGCTGGCTGGACTAGCCCAGCCCTGGGCAGACCGTAACGTATTCATCTGTGGCCCCGGCGCGTTCATGGACGCGGCGTCCGCTGCACTCGCCAGCCTCAACGTCGAACGCAAGCGTGTCCATATCGAAAAGTTCATTTCCCTATCGCGCAACCCCTTCGAAGTCGAGGACGTGCCCGAATCCGAATCGGATGATGCGGCGAGCACCGCCGAACCGGCGTCGCTCAAAGTCGATCTGGACGGCGAGCAGCATGCGTTTTCCTGGCCTCGCAACAAGAAGCTGCTCGACTTTCTCCTCGAGAAGGGCCTCGACGCCCCCTACTCCTGCCGCGAGGGCGCATGCAGCGCGTGTGCATGCCGCATCGTTTCTGGTGACGTCAAAATGCTTCACAACGAAGTTCTCGAACCGGAGGATCTGAATGACGGTATTGTGCTTGCCTGCCAGTCGCTTCCTGTTACGGACGACGTTGCCGTGAGCTACGAATAA
- a CDS encoding Rieske 2Fe-2S domain-containing protein produces the protein MTAYRSIDSGNVPTRFARGWHCLGLADTYKDGEPHAISAFGTKLVVFQSADGKLNVLDGYCRHMGGDLTEGTVKGNEIACPFHDWRWGGDGKCKSIPYAKRVPLRARTRSWLTCEENKQLFVWHDPEGNPPPDDVAIPRLDAAFSDDWSDWTWNTVPIEGANCRELIDNVVDMAHFYYVHFAFPTYFKNVFEGHVATQYMHSHGRPDMLANTKYADLDSHLRSEATYFGPSWMVNYLYNDYNGFKVDVILINCHYPITENSFMLQYGIIAKKVDGLTDEQNAKLAKSMASNFGEGFLQDVAIWKSKTRVDNPLLCEEDGPVYQLRRWYEQFYVDADDITEDMTQRFEFEVDTTKANEVWEAEVAENLARKKAESGV, from the coding sequence ATGACGGCTTACCGCAGCATCGACTCGGGTAACGTCCCCACCCGCTTTGCCCGTGGATGGCACTGCCTCGGCCTCGCAGACACCTACAAAGATGGCGAACCGCATGCGATCAGCGCGTTCGGGACGAAACTCGTCGTCTTCCAGAGCGCCGACGGCAAGCTGAATGTCCTTGACGGATACTGCCGGCACATGGGTGGTGACCTCACAGAGGGCACCGTCAAGGGCAACGAGATTGCCTGCCCGTTCCACGACTGGCGCTGGGGCGGCGACGGCAAATGCAAGTCCATCCCCTACGCGAAGCGAGTCCCACTGCGCGCACGAACGCGGTCATGGCTCACCTGCGAAGAGAACAAGCAGCTGTTCGTCTGGCACGATCCCGAAGGCAACCCGCCACCGGACGACGTCGCCATCCCCCGTCTGGACGCGGCTTTCTCCGACGACTGGAGCGACTGGACCTGGAACACTGTCCCGATCGAAGGCGCGAACTGCCGCGAACTCATCGACAACGTCGTCGATATGGCTCACTTCTACTACGTGCACTTCGCTTTCCCGACCTACTTCAAGAACGTCTTCGAGGGACACGTAGCGACCCAGTACATGCATTCACATGGCAGACCCGACATGCTCGCGAACACCAAGTATGCCGACCTCGACTCCCACTTGCGCTCCGAAGCAACGTACTTCGGACCCTCGTGGATGGTGAACTACCTGTACAACGACTACAACGGATTCAAAGTCGACGTCATTCTCATCAACTGTCACTACCCGATCACTGAGAATTCGTTCATGCTGCAGTACGGCATCATCGCCAAGAAAGTCGACGGACTGACTGACGAGCAGAACGCCAAACTCGCGAAAAGCATGGCAAGCAACTTCGGTGAGGGCTTTCTGCAAGACGTGGCCATCTGGAAGTCGAAAACGCGCGTAGATAACCCGCTGCTCTGCGAAGAGGACGGCCCTGTCTACCAGCTTCGCCGCTGGTACGAACAGTTCTATGTCGATGCCGACGACATCACCGAAGACATGACGCAGCGCTTCGAGTTCGAAGTGGACACGACGAAGGCGAACGAGGTGTGGGAAGCCGAAGTGGCGGAAAACCTTGCCCGCAAGAAGGCCGAGTCCGGGGTCTGA
- the kstD gene encoding 3-oxosteroid 1-dehydrogenase: protein MQEIDAAETAEAFDIVVVGSGAAGMTAALAAAHHGLSAVVIEKSERFGGSTARSGGGVWIPGNEALVKAGVPDSLEAAKEYLHSIIGDDVEAERIDTYLDRGPEVVEFLLDTTPLELQWVPNYSDYYPEAPGGTVHGRSVEPKPFNGRRLGPELANLEPDYGKAPLNVVVTQADFRWLNLLARNPRGILRVLRIGLRWLRAKLLRQRLLGRGQALAAALRAGLIEAEVPLLLSTPLVRLEQRDGGVAGVVVERDGAEHIISSRLGVVMASGGFEHNEVMRKQYQREPIGSEWTVGARGNTGDGIRAGQEAGADVAFMSDAWWGPSIPLTGGPWFCLSERSLPGSIMVNDRGQRFVNESAPYVEATHAMYGGKFGQGDGPAENIPAWIIFDQRYRNRYMFAGVGPRQKLPGRWFKAGIIQQARTVEELAGKIGVPSDALKSTVERFNGFAAAGRDDDFHRGESRYDHYYADPRNKPNPSLAPLDFGPFYAAKIVPGDLGTKGGLRTDKWGRALRADGSVIDGLYAAGNASAPVMGHTYAGPGATIGPAIVFAYLAIEDILRTQHHTLTEYRKGVS from the coding sequence ATGCAGGAGATCGATGCTGCCGAAACTGCGGAAGCCTTCGACATCGTCGTCGTTGGCAGCGGTGCAGCGGGCATGACGGCCGCGCTCGCGGCCGCACACCACGGGCTGTCCGCAGTGGTGATCGAAAAGTCAGAACGTTTCGGTGGCTCGACGGCGCGTTCGGGCGGTGGAGTGTGGATCCCAGGTAACGAGGCACTCGTGAAAGCGGGTGTTCCGGACAGCCTCGAAGCCGCAAAGGAATATCTCCACAGCATCATCGGGGACGACGTCGAAGCTGAACGCATCGACACCTACCTCGACCGCGGGCCCGAAGTGGTGGAGTTCCTGCTAGACACCACGCCCCTCGAGCTGCAGTGGGTGCCGAACTATTCGGACTACTATCCGGAAGCCCCGGGCGGCACAGTGCACGGCCGGTCAGTGGAACCCAAGCCTTTCAACGGGCGGCGCCTCGGACCGGAACTCGCGAACCTCGAACCCGATTACGGCAAAGCGCCATTGAATGTAGTCGTGACCCAGGCAGACTTCCGCTGGCTGAACCTGCTGGCACGGAATCCACGCGGGATACTGCGGGTGCTGAGAATCGGCCTTCGATGGTTACGCGCGAAGCTCCTGCGGCAGCGCCTCCTGGGACGTGGACAGGCGCTCGCGGCCGCGCTTCGCGCCGGACTGATCGAGGCCGAGGTTCCTCTGCTGCTTTCCACCCCCCTTGTTCGCCTCGAACAGCGTGATGGCGGCGTCGCGGGGGTGGTCGTCGAGCGGGACGGCGCCGAGCACATCATCAGTTCGCGGCTCGGAGTCGTCATGGCATCGGGTGGCTTCGAACACAATGAAGTGATGCGCAAGCAGTATCAGCGCGAACCGATCGGCTCCGAGTGGACTGTCGGCGCGCGCGGCAACACAGGCGACGGCATCCGTGCTGGTCAAGAAGCTGGTGCCGACGTTGCATTCATGTCGGATGCGTGGTGGGGCCCGTCGATCCCGCTCACTGGTGGTCCCTGGTTCTGCTTGTCGGAAAGATCGCTGCCGGGAAGCATCATGGTGAACGATCGCGGCCAGCGGTTCGTGAACGAGTCCGCACCCTATGTTGAAGCGACGCATGCGATGTACGGCGGGAAGTTCGGTCAAGGCGACGGCCCAGCCGAAAATATCCCGGCCTGGATCATCTTCGACCAGCGCTACCGCAACCGCTACATGTTCGCTGGCGTGGGACCGCGGCAGAAGCTCCCGGGCCGCTGGTTCAAAGCCGGAATCATCCAGCAAGCGCGGACAGTCGAGGAACTTGCCGGCAAAATCGGTGTTCCGTCCGACGCACTGAAATCAACCGTCGAGCGGTTCAACGGCTTCGCAGCAGCTGGACGAGACGACGATTTCCACCGCGGCGAAAGCCGATACGATCATTACTACGCGGACCCACGGAACAAGCCCAATCCGAGCCTCGCACCTCTCGACTTTGGCCCGTTCTACGCCGCGAAGATCGTACCGGGCGATCTTGGCACCAAAGGTGGTTTACGCACTGACAAATGGGGCCGCGCCCTCCGCGCAGACGGATCCGTCATCGACGGGCTTTACGCAGCGGGCAACGCGAGTGCACCAGTCATGGGCCACACCTACGCGGGCCCTGGAGCGACGATCGGGCCCGCCATTGTCTTCGCCTATCTCGCTATCGAAGACATCCTCCGCACACAGCACCACACACTCACTGAGTACCGAAAGGGAGTGTCATGA
- the hsaA gene encoding 3-hydroxy-9,10-secoandrosta-1,3,5(10)-triene-9,17-dione monooxygenase oxygenase subunit, translated as MTMPDNPASHEVLEGIDELLPVLRDRAQEAEEARRIPDDSIKALQETGFFKLLQPVRYGGFEAAPETFYTAVRNIASACGSTGWVSSILGVHPWHVALFDGQAQEEVWGSDTDTRISSSYAPMGKATVVDGGYRLSGKWSFSSGCDHATWVLLGGPAFNAEGAPVDFCTYLLPISDYTIIDVWNTVGLRGTGSNDILVEDVFVPQHRALSFLPMSKCEVPGQEVNPSPLYKLPFGSVHPTTITAPIIGMAQGAYDAHVEHQRKRVRAAYAGEKSKEDPFAKVRIAQAGSEIDAAWLQLMHNINEEYRHACAGEKIPFATRVRVRRDQVRGTERAITAIDRLFENSGGLALKSGSPIQRFWRDAHAGRVHAANDPERAYQMFGTFEFGERVTDSML; from the coding sequence ATGACAATGCCGGACAATCCAGCCTCACACGAGGTCTTAGAAGGCATCGACGAGCTACTACCGGTACTGCGCGATCGTGCGCAGGAGGCGGAAGAAGCACGCCGGATCCCAGACGACTCAATCAAAGCGCTGCAGGAGACCGGCTTTTTCAAGCTTCTCCAGCCCGTACGATACGGCGGCTTCGAAGCAGCACCTGAGACCTTTTACACCGCGGTCCGGAACATCGCGAGTGCCTGCGGATCCACCGGCTGGGTTTCGTCGATCCTCGGGGTTCACCCCTGGCACGTCGCTCTCTTCGACGGCCAGGCCCAAGAAGAAGTCTGGGGCTCGGACACAGACACCCGCATCTCCTCCTCATACGCGCCGATGGGTAAAGCAACCGTTGTCGACGGCGGCTACCGGCTCTCCGGCAAGTGGAGTTTTTCTTCCGGGTGCGATCACGCCACCTGGGTTCTGCTCGGCGGGCCCGCCTTCAATGCCGAAGGCGCGCCCGTCGATTTCTGCACATATCTGCTGCCGATCAGCGACTACACGATCATCGACGTATGGAACACCGTTGGGCTGCGCGGCACCGGCAGCAACGACATCCTCGTCGAAGACGTGTTCGTGCCGCAGCATCGTGCACTCAGCTTCCTGCCGATGTCCAAATGCGAAGTACCCGGCCAGGAAGTGAACCCCAGTCCGCTTTACAAACTTCCCTTCGGCTCGGTGCATCCAACGACCATCACCGCGCCGATCATCGGTATGGCACAGGGGGCTTACGACGCGCACGTCGAGCATCAGCGCAAACGAGTGCGAGCCGCATACGCGGGCGAGAAATCCAAAGAAGACCCATTCGCCAAGGTGCGTATCGCCCAGGCAGGCAGCGAGATTGACGCGGCCTGGCTGCAGCTGATGCACAACATTAACGAGGAATACCGGCACGCATGTGCAGGTGAGAAAATCCCATTCGCAACCCGGGTCAGGGTCCGGCGCGACCAGGTACGCGGCACTGAACGAGCCATCACCGCAATCGACCGGCTCTTCGAGAACTCCGGCGGGCTGGCACTGAAATCCGGTTCACCAATCCAGCGGTTCTGGCGTGACGCTCACGCTGGACGCGTGCATGCCGCAAACGACCCCGAACGTGCCTACCAGATGTTCGGCACCTTCGAGTTCGGCGAGCGAGTCACGGACAGCATGCTATGA
- the hsaD gene encoding 4,5:9,10-diseco-3-hydroxy-5,9,17-trioxoandrosta-1(10),2-diene-4-oate hydrolase: MTEGKYVEVASGLQLHYHEAGTEHDETVVMLHGGGPGASAWSNFGRNLPVFAKRFRVIAVDQPGFGRSDKPTGHPQYFAHSARALGGLFDALNVERAHLVGNSLGGGTAVRFALDCPSRAGRLVLMGPGGLSLNTFSPDPTEGVKHLAAFAAPPGPSKEKLEKFLRVMVFDQSLITEELIAERFEAARTPESLAAMAAMGKSFTDPETYELGMLWREAYKLRQRVLLIWGREDRVNPLDGALVALKTIPRAQLHVFGRCGHWAQLEKFDEFNRIAMDFLNDAREGSGA; encoded by the coding sequence ATGACTGAGGGTAAATACGTAGAAGTCGCTTCCGGCCTGCAGCTGCACTATCACGAGGCCGGAACCGAGCACGACGAAACGGTCGTCATGCTCCACGGCGGCGGCCCCGGGGCTTCTGCATGGAGCAATTTCGGCCGCAACCTCCCCGTCTTCGCGAAGCGTTTCCGGGTGATCGCAGTGGACCAGCCCGGCTTCGGCCGGTCTGACAAGCCGACTGGTCACCCGCAGTACTTCGCCCACAGCGCTCGGGCACTAGGCGGACTTTTCGATGCGCTGAACGTCGAGCGCGCACACCTCGTTGGTAATTCCCTTGGGGGTGGCACCGCAGTCCGATTCGCACTCGACTGCCCAAGCCGTGCAGGCCGCCTCGTTCTCATGGGACCGGGAGGGCTGAGTCTCAATACGTTCTCGCCTGACCCAACGGAGGGCGTCAAGCATCTCGCAGCGTTCGCGGCACCCCCAGGACCGAGCAAGGAGAAACTCGAGAAGTTTTTGCGTGTCATGGTCTTTGACCAGTCACTGATCACCGAAGAACTCATTGCGGAACGCTTCGAAGCTGCCCGCACGCCGGAGTCACTCGCCGCTATGGCCGCGATGGGTAAGTCATTTACCGATCCTGAAACGTACGAGCTAGGCATGCTTTGGCGTGAGGCCTACAAGCTGCGTCAGCGGGTGCTGCTGATCTGGGGACGCGAAGACAGGGTGAACCCGCTCGACGGTGCGCTCGTCGCGCTGAAAACGATCCCGCGCGCGCAACTCCACGTCTTCGGCCGATGCGGGCACTGGGCGCAGCTCGAGAAATTCGATGAATTCAACAGGATCGCGATGGATTTCCTCAACGACGCTCGCGAGGGGAGTGGCGCGTAA
- the hsaC gene encoding iron-dependent extradiol dioxygenase HsaC, with product MGIRSLGYLRIEATDMAAWREYGLKVLGMVEGSGTNPDALYLRMDDFPARLVIVPGSKDRLAQTGWEAANAEDLHDVRARLDAHGVPFKEGTDEQKADRRVDELITFEDPSGNTQEVFHGVALQHRRVVSPYGHRFVTGEQGLGHVVLSTKDDDASLRFYRDVLGFSLRDSMKLPPQAVGRTENDPPAWLRFLGCNPRHHSLAFLPMPTPSGIVHVMVEVENSDDVGLCLDRALRRKVKMSATLGRHVNDLMLSFYMKTPGGFDVEFGCEGRTVDDHSWIARESTAVSLWGHDFSIGFREP from the coding sequence ATGGGCATACGTTCACTCGGTTATCTGCGCATCGAGGCGACGGACATGGCCGCCTGGCGTGAGTACGGGCTCAAGGTGCTTGGCATGGTGGAGGGCAGCGGAACGAATCCCGACGCGCTCTACCTTCGCATGGATGACTTTCCGGCCCGGCTCGTGATCGTGCCCGGTTCGAAGGACCGCCTCGCGCAGACCGGCTGGGAGGCTGCCAATGCTGAAGACCTCCACGATGTTAGAGCGCGCCTCGATGCACACGGAGTCCCCTTCAAAGAAGGCACTGATGAGCAGAAAGCCGATCGTCGAGTCGATGAGCTGATCACGTTTGAAGACCCGTCCGGAAACACGCAGGAAGTCTTCCACGGAGTGGCCTTGCAGCATCGCCGAGTGGTGAGCCCGTACGGGCACCGCTTTGTCACCGGCGAGCAAGGACTTGGGCACGTGGTCCTCTCGACCAAAGACGACGACGCGTCGCTACGGTTCTACCGCGACGTGCTCGGCTTCAGCTTGCGCGACTCGATGAAGCTTCCTCCACAAGCAGTCGGCCGTACCGAGAACGACCCGCCCGCGTGGCTGCGCTTTCTGGGCTGTAACCCGCGCCACCACAGCCTCGCGTTCCTGCCCATGCCGACCCCCAGCGGGATCGTGCATGTAATGGTTGAGGTAGAGAACTCCGATGACGTAGGTCTCTGCCTCGACCGGGCGCTCCGGCGGAAAGTGAAGATGTCCGCGACGCTTGGGCGGCATGTCAACGACCTGATGCTGTCGTTCTACATGAAGACTCCCGGCGGGTTCGATGTCGAATTCGGGTGTGAAGGCCGCACCGTCGACGATCATTCATGGATCGCCCGCGAAAGCACCGCGGTAAGCCTGTGGGGTCACGACTTCAGTATCGGCTTCAGAGAGCCGTGA